ACATACTGTAAATACCCTCCATAGTCCTAATTTgcatgaaaatttaaatatgaaCAATAAAACAGATGAAATACAATAATCCTGGCTCTAAAAATTGCATATCCATTTAACCTAAGCTACTAAAATAACGTTTAATAAGTAAACACATATGGATAAAAATATGTGGGAAACTTCTCTTACAGTAAACTTCATAAAGTAAAACAAGCCACTGCCTTTTAGTTTTCATTCAATCTCCTGCTGCTCCGTAAAGTCTTTGGGATGAAAAAAACCTACAAACACTAAATAAAACAGCAGTGCAACGTAAAGaatgaaatataaaaacttGGTTTTTTATAGCAAAGGCAGGTCACGTGATTTAGCGAGCCATAGTATCTTTTTATGTTAGTCGTTAAATTATGTTTCGCAACCTTTCGAAatcctttatttaatgtAATGAACTAACAATTTATTCACTCTGTATACTATTGTTTAGCGTAAAATAACGTGTCATTAAAATATCTCCTTCAATACCTTGAGCTAGTGTcataaaaatgcttttgaCAAACCAAATTCAGCTAAACCCATATAGAATGGGAATGGGTTGTTAGTGAATgttcaattaaaagaaaagtacAAAATGAAGGTATTAGAGGCAAGGGATGCGTATTTAACGAATGCTGAAGTTTTCTTCCATTTGAAGGAAATGGAAAATGAGCAAAATGCACGAACTCAAGAAAGAGGTGCTGCACAAGCGTTGGTGTGTGAAAACTTAAGGACGATCCAATtcgaaattttaaaatacttaAGTTCTCAGGGAAATTGTGAAGGCTTGACTAAAGAGCGATTTTTAGATTGCATCGctatatttaatgaatttgaattgACAAAAGCGGAGATTTTagttattttaaataacaaacCTTCAAGTGTTCCTGAATTATATGCTTGCATTGAAGGGATCGAAGAGCGGTTTAAGGAAGAGGACATTTTTAaacttgttgaaaaaataaacactaCTTTCCCTTAAGTGGATTTTTTGTCTTCTGCTGAAATCAGCCAAAAGGATTGCAGTGGAGAGTTCTGCTTGCTTTCCCGAATATGTTTgaattctttctttaatataAGTGCTACATAGAAAGTCCTCCTTCCGGTGATTGTACATACATATCTCTTAAACGTTCGTCAGCTGaccattttatttaaaagatcGTTTTATAGGCATCATTAGGcattaatatatttaagccaaataataaaaagatcaaaataataattaatttagcCTATTTGACGACCAAGAATTCAAAATACCAAATacatcattttttctcaTCACATTAGCATTTATTTATAGTTTTGATTCCTTTAGTTCATTGAAgttatcttttattttccttcacttttgacatttatttttggtgCACTGGTTTTGTTTTCCGGAGTGAGCTCAAAGTAGCTATGAGCAAACAATAAGGGGTCTCCCATTTCATCACGAGACGAAAGTCCtatattttcctttttcgttatttttttgtaatcgGAGAGTCGTAAGGGAAAAGACAACTTTTCAATCAGGTCCCACTGGCTTTTGTGCAATAGTCTCGTCAACTTGTTTGGAACTGGCGTTATTACTAGCCAGTCTTTGGTATCTGTTGTagaaagcatttttttagttgGAGTAGTTTTGCTAGTTTTTAAAGGTTTAGTGTTCATTTCCATCACTCCTTGTACCAATCCATGTCGttttaaagttttaaataagCGTTCGCTACTGATATTTGATGGCACATACTGTAAAAGTAAAGATTTAGGAAATCTTCCTTTATTAATGGCcactattttcttttgctgaTGCTTAAACTCGGCGACTTCATTTGCTCTCGCAAGGTACCAAGTACCTATGTTGGAGAAAGTATGAGCAGCGTTTATACTAAAACTcaaatcttcttcttcttctttttcgttAATAAAGTCCTCATTCTCTTTGGTTGCACCTTCTTCTGAAAAAAAGCTactaatttctttttccacCGGCTCTGTATTGCTTGCTTTTTTCATGGGAATTGGCGCTGCAGGAGGAAGGGGTATTTCTGGTCGAACTTTAGCTAAAACAATCCATTCTTTTAAACGTTCCTCGGCATTGTAATAGGGAAACgcttttaattgaaaatatcgACTAGGCAATGCTTCACTTTTAATATCTGCTGGGTATGAAACAGGAAAGTATGTTCTGACTCGAAACCAAATCCCCTCACTGGGACGATACCCACGGGACATAGCATCTAAAACAATTCTCTTATATTTATCCGATAAGGCCGCTCGATAAAACTTTGGAACGGCTGTCATAGTGGAGGAATGGAAATGATTGCACAGCTTGCTTACTGTAACCGAACTTTAAAATACAGGATGTTAGAATTAATACAGTTGCGAAAATAACTCTTTTCTTCACTTGAATtagataaataaagaaaaagcagGAAGAGAATAAAAGTAACTAATGTATACTAGGGGTTTCTGTTAGcgatttacaaatattgCATAAAAATTCCATGATTGCTCAAAAACATACTAAAATACGAGTGTTTGTTGACCATTACATAAACGttttccaaataaaaaaaataaaataaaagataatttaTAGAAGACCAAAGTTTTATCTAGCTCTAGCCAATCTCGAAGTAGTTATTTACCACCGTAACGAGAATCCTACCGCAGTGTTATTACTTACAACATATCTGTAAGGGAGTGGTAATCTGATTTACAGATATAGCTAACTGATGTGGGATTTATCGTAATCGCGGATATTGCAGTACGTAATCATACGTTTAGCTTAAATAACGAATTGTTAAGATATAAAGGGCGACGATCAAGTAAACAGGGTAGGGTTTTTAATCGAACATTGTGactgtttaaaaaagtgcGTTGAAGGATCAAGAATGTGACAAGAATAGGAATTTCCCAACCGCCACGATGAAGCTGAACATTTCCTACCCGGCTAATGGTACTCAAAAGCTGATCGAAATTGACGATGACCGTCGTCTTCGCGTGTTTATGGAGAAGAGAATGGGACAGGAGGTCCCAGGTGACTCTGTAGGACCTGAGTTTGCTGGTTATGTCTTCAAGATTACCGGTGGTAACGATAAGCAAGGTTTCCCAATGTTCCAGGGTGTTTTGCTTCCTCACCGTGTCCGTCTTTTACTCCGTGCCGGTCACCCTTGCTACCGTCCTCGTCGTGATGGTGAGCGCAAGCGTAAGTCTGTCCGCGGTTGCATCGTTGGTCAAGATTTGGCTGTCCTCGCCCTTGCCATTGTTAAGCAAGGTGAGCAAGACATCCCTGGTTTGACCGATGTTACTGTTCCCAAGCGTCTTGGCCCCAAGCGTGCTTCTAAGATTCGTCGTTTCTTCAACTTGTCCAAGGAAGACGATGTTCGCCAATTCGTTATTCGTCGTGAGGTCGTTCCCAAAAAGGAGGGCAAGAAGCCCTATACCAAGGCTCCCAAGATTCAACGTCTTGTCACTCCCAGAACCCTTCAACACAAGCGTCACCGCTTTGCCCTCAAGCGCAGACAAGCTGAGAAGAACCGTGAGGAAGCTGCTGAATTTGCTCAACTTATGGCTAAGCGTGTTGCTGAGGCTaagcaaaagaaggagGTTGTCAAGGCCCGTCGTGCTTCTTCtatgaaaaaataagttgTTTGCCTGTTTGTAGTACTTTTTAAACGAGTCCCTTCCTTCCTATTAAATTAACCCTTTTTGATACGTGTAGAGTGAGTTGTTTATGAGTGTATCTGTAAAACATTTTAGTTTAGTTAAATGTACGTATATGTTGTAAATGGATCGTACGAAATAATCGTATAAGCAAAAGGAACCATCTTTACGTTCAAGTgttttttgcattatttGTCTTTCATTAACTATTACATGTCTATCAACTGTAACAAGTTTCAAAAAGGAACGAGTAGACATTTTAAATGGTTAGCCGTTATAAAATACAATACTATTCctagtaaaaatttaaaggtttttttCACGTATCACAACTATCGTTGTGcgtattttattttcttattttagTGAATCAAGGTTGCACATTATACTAAaggtttatttatttttgggCATTTGTTTGAGACACGAATATTAATGGCATAGCCTTCAAATTGGTTCGTGGAACATGAatgtcaaattttttactagCATGGCAAAGCATTATAAGACTGttgaattatttgtttagtTATTAAATGATTACCCTCCCAGATTTTACCGGTCAATtcaacaaagaaaatatatttatatgagattagatttttataatttatttgtaaaaatgatatCGTTTCAGttgtttttggttttaataaattatttgtttatttatttattttttttttttttaattataatattttatccAATCCTTTTGGTCAAACAAATAAACAGATTTACTACTTAGAAAACGGCATAAAAGGACAATAATAATAGAACTATATTCAAAACTGCAATTgataaaagtaatttttagtaaatataaaaagtattgaaCAGCAGTTTGTTTCGTAGACCTACTCATTATTCACTGTAAATAGGGAagcaacaaattttttttatgtgcttttttaaaaattttaaatactaCGAAGCGgcatatattaaaaaactaaaattaTCTACAACAATAACACAATAACTCTTAGCTGTTCAATAGAGTCCGAATTATTTCTGTACATGTTTAAGGCGAATCAATtatttatcattttctgTCAAAAGATGTCAAATGTTGGTGCACAATGCTAGAAGATGTGttattaattgatttctttttgaatgataattttcttaatttttataatagtTTATATGTGAAATACAATTGATCATACTAATATTGATTTGTTGTAAACATTTCTTATGTTACTCATAGTGCTACGTTTTATATTTTGGGAGAACATCTGGATTCACCAttgaaaccaaaaaagcaattttaaatcttATAGGGATTTTAAGCATTATGGAAATTCTAATAAGAAACTGAAGGTGCTTTCCGATTCTCAAACATAGTATACTTAACATTCTTAAATATTACAGAAAAATGAGTTTGATATTTGTTTCCGATACGTTAACTATCGTTAAGGTATTTAAGGTATAAAGTAGAAATATCTATGCTTTCCATAgttgtcagcaatactacactacgctatgatACACTACtttgcgtatcactatatgtcatatGTTGGAATACTAGCTAAGATccgtttattgataatcacGGGTAACTATCCGTCTATATACATAGATACCCGTTGATAACaactatttagaaatattataaatagcgttacaactgaacctcgttcctcagttcagttatgagctatattagtgataggtaacattataacccagttaatacaatacctatactcagttgctacttatacaacctgtgtattgtaatataatagaccacaaggaaaactcaccgcagtcctacgtatccttaaatcagataccaaaatgcgtagcttacaatAGTTATGCTATAGTAGAGTGTAGGATATTACGAAACAGTACGAGTTCTTGATTTTAAAGAGCCTGTTGTTGTGTCTCAGTAAAGTAGTCAATTCAAATTAAGTATGTCGCTCGTAGGTGTCTATGCTCTATCATTACTTTCCTCTCACCGTTAATGGCTGCACAAAAGAAGCAAGGGGAGAGAGTTCTTCCCGGTAAACTCCTTTCcctcttttatttctgattttattaactcATGAATTGTAGCTCGATCGACAAGAAAGCGTCGTCAATTGCCGGATATGCTTTATTATGATGAACGAACTGACTCATATGTGACTCCTCAAGAGCGGTCGCTTTCCGAGGCAAATGCACAAACTCGTCCGGCTCCTAATACAATAAATCAAGCAGTGGATGCAAAACAAAGTGCTCGTGAAGCTCGCGTTCAAGAGCTCATGAAATCAAAGCTATATCATTTGCGCAAGCAACAGAAGCAAGCAAGGCATAAAAGAGATCAGTGGGCAATAGgtaattataataaatgaTTGCATGAAACTATTAATGCTAATGTGAAGATTATTTGGaatggaagaaaaatgaagatgagGATGTGTGGAACTCTGATGCAGAGGCAACGGGTCCTGCTGAGCATacatcttcttttttagacGCATTAAGGTTTTCTCAACAGTTCATGAAGGCTGAGTGAAAGTCCTTACACGTACCATGTTATGCAAAGCTCttaatttactaataaCTAAACCAGTGTTTTATATCATGAAGTGTAAAAAGTCTTGGTTATGACTTTTATTGTCTACGTATTATTTCAATACAACTCTTCCCTTcccttcttttcttttttttttgtcaatCGAAAATATTTCCTGTGTTGAATCCCCAATGTATTGAattcaaaaacatttaaaaaaacaatggtAATGTCAATATATTACCTCATCTATTATACctaaaaaactaaaacGAAACACGAAATgacaaagcaaaaaaattgatgcGTGAACGAAAAGAGCGATAATCCACGCattttaaattgaaaaacaCGACTTAAAGAGTGACATActatataattatttacaacAAAAGGATCATTACACCGTGTACAGGTCCATattgttttcaatatttgGAAATGGATGAGCTTCCGTATTGAAGGTGTAGTTTGTTAAAGGCAAAATACTAAAATCGTCTTCAAATAGAAGGTACAGATACTTGAGCGTCTCCGCAAACCAAAATGATTCGGTTTTGTCCCTTTGGTCTTTAACCTTCTTCGACTCTACACTATCCAAACATGTAAATGCATCTCGGCCAGGCAATCGAGAATATctcaaaaatgaaacaaatatGTTCCATCCCCATTCTCTATATATTTCATCTCTCGTTATTCTGTAAAGAATAAACAGACTCTCTACCGTCTCTGGCCTCATCAAATTATGTTGGTCACGACGCTTGCtataaatttcatttttagtCTGGTCAACATCAAAAAACACAATTTCAGGTGCTAAACCAGTAGCTGTCATGTTGTACATTTCATAACAAGTTCGCATAAGTTCTTGAGCCAGCTTTACATCACGTTCTTGACGTGTACCCCAATTTTTGGAAGTACGTGCTGCTTCTAATGAAGTACCGTTGGTTGCTCCCCACATAAGTGTGCCAGGTAAAAAACATACTAAGTGATCCATTTTTGGAAGTTGAGCGTGTTCTAATCCACCGGGAAGTTCCGCTATGTAGGCAAAGTGATTAGGAGTAGTATAATTAAGGAGATATTCAATAATTCCATCAACACTCAAATCGAACGCTTTCCTATATACTGTACcacttgaaaataattgaagATCTTGTTTCAGTAAATACTCATAGTAGGAATCACCGTGAGAACCCAGTCGAATATTTCGACCAACGTAGGCGCCTGTAATCAAATTTACCGTAATAGGAACCAAGCCAGTATGAGACCAAGTAGCATCTCCTAGCAACACCTCCATTGTCTTGTCAGCCGTTATCCAATATTTAGGATCGCCAGTAAGATAGGATAAATAACGTAGCTCCATCTGAACAGTTCCGGATTCAGCAGTGCTTACGAAATACTCTCTAGTTCTTTTTCTAGATTTACGAGTTCCTAGGTTTACATTTGATCTAGGTAAGCCCGTGGAGGTATTATAAGCAGCTAGCAAACGATCAGCTAGGTCCACTGCGCGGTCTAGGTATAGTTTGTCTTGAGACAAGTGATAAGAAGAAAGGAGTCCTCCCAATATACGAATAGTAGTTTCAAAAACACTAACTTCTTCGTCATCTTGGTTCCAAGTAAGAGAATTATTAACCCATTCACGAGCACGTAAAACTTGTTCATCAAGGCCCATAATCATCATTGTATCAAGGGAATCAATAATCATCCAGCCCATGCCCTTCCTAAGGTAATTCCGTCCACGTTTAATAATAGGATAGTATTCATCTTTACCCCAGCCATAAGTTTCATAGTCTGTCCAGCTTTCTATGAATGTTTTCTTAATCAGCGCTTTTCTTCTCGTGGAGCCTTTAAGTTTGGTATAACCAGGAGGTCGTTGGACAGTCGtgtataaataatatattgGAACGCATAATACAAAGAGTGCCAAAATTCGACGAAGAAAGTATTTGACAGTCCTTCGTTTAaccattattaaaaaaaatagaaagaataagaaatttaaaatcgatataatataataaaataacagGATAAGTTAACCACAATATTTAAGCATCAGAACTTGTGAATTAAATGACTGCGGTCAAGAAAACAATCAgttttttctcaaattttcaaaagttttgacAAGGGGTAAATGATAAAATCGAAGTTCTTTCAAATCTACCTGTTTTCCGTCAAAATCGAAGCTTGCACACAAAT
This portion of the Schizosaccharomyces pombe strain 972h- genome assembly, chromosome: I genome encodes:
- the rps602 gene encoding 40S ribosomal protein eS6, which gives rise to MKLNISYPANGTQKLIEIDDDRRLRVFMEKRMGQEVPGDSVGPEFAGYVFKITGGNDKQGFPMFQGVLLPHRVRLLLRAGHPCYRPRRDGERKRKSVRGCIVGQDLAVLALAIVKQGEQDIPGLTDVTVPKRLGPKRASKIRRFFNLSKEDDVRQFVIRREVVPKKEGKKPYTKAPKIQRLVTPRTLQHKRHRFALKRRQAEKNREEAAEFAQLMAKRVAEAKQKKEVVKARRASSMKK
- the mns1 gene encoding mannosyl-oligosaccharide 1,2-alpha-mannosidase, with translation MVKRRTVKYFLRRILALFVLCVPIYYLYTTVQRPPGYTKLKGSTRRKALIKKTFIESWTDYETYGWGKDEYYPIIKRGRNYLRKGMGWMIIDSLDTMMIMGLDEQVLRAREWVNNSLTWNQDDEEVSVFETTIRILGGLLSSYHLSQDKLYLDRAVDLADRLLAAYNTSTGLPRSNVNLGTRKSRKRTREYFVSTAESGTVQMELRYLSYLTGDPKYWITADKTMEVLLGDATWSHTGLVPITVNLITGAYVGRNIRLGSHGDSYYEYLLKQDLQLFSSGTVYRKAFDLSVDGIIEYLLNYTTPNHFAYIAELPGGLEHAQLPKMDHLVCFLPGTLMWGATNGTSLEAARTSKNWGTRQERDVKLAQELMRTCYEMYNMTATGLAPEIVFFDVDQTKNEIYSKRRDQHNLMRPETVESLFILYRITRDEIYREWGWNIFVSFLRYSRLPGRDAFTCLDSVESKKVKDQRDKTESFWFAETLKYLYLLFEDDFSILPLTNYTFNTEAHPFPNIENNMDLYTV
- the rpc17 gene encoding DNA-directed RNA polymerase III complex subunit Rpc17 — translated: MKVLEARDAYLTNAEVFFHLKEMENEQNARTQERGAAQALVCENLRTIQFEILKYLSSQGNCEGLTKERFLDCIAIFNEFELTKAEILVILNNKPSSVPELYACIEGIEERFKEEDIFKLVEKINTTFP
- the iec5 gene encoding Ino80 complex subunit Iec5 gives rise to the protein MAAQKKQGERVLPARSTRKRRQLPDMLYYDERTDSYVTPQERSLSEANAQTRPAPNTINQAVDAKQSAREARVQELMKSKLYHLRKQQKQARHKRDQWAIDYLEWKKNEDEDVWNSDAEATGPAEHTSSFLDALRFSQQFMKAE
- the mpa1 gene encoding protein Mpa1, producing MTAVPKFYRAALSDKYKRIVLDAMSRGYRPSEGIWFRVRTYFPVSYPADIKSEALPSRYFQLKAFPYYNAEERLKEWIVLAKVRPEIPLPPAAPIPMKKASNTEPVEKEISSFFSEEGATKENEDFINEKEEEEDLSFSINAAHTFSNIGTWYLARANEVAEFKHQQKKIVAINKGRFPKSLLLQYVPSNISSERLFKTLKRHGLVQGVMEMNTKPLKTSKTTPTKKMLSTTDTKDWLVITPVPNKLTRLLHKSQWDLIEKLSFPLRLSDYKKITKKENIGLSSRDEMGDPLLFAHSYFELTPENKTSAPKINVKSEGK